Proteins encoded by one window of Fimbriiglobus ruber:
- the bioA gene encoding adenosylmethionine--8-amino-7-oxononanoate transaminase, with product MTTDFVVIATDTDAGKTTFSLLWLAAFLDRYEYWKPVETGQSDTETISRMVPAAEVLPPLARFTDPVSPPLAAAREGRRCPTVAEVMAAKPSPIHDGRRLLIETFGSPFSPLNDKELQIELVRKLRLPTVLVVSSTVGAVGRALQALESLGKHAVLPVAVVLVGKSDIYAATEIKKHRDDVEVFSLVPPASWSEEAVRDSAADQRETLTAIESRLGKLVAELVAEDRQVVWHPYGSLRPAIDPLPVVGASGEFIHLADGRRVIDAVSSWWTTLHGHRHPPLMAALREAASRIDHVLFADVTHVEAVKLARRLLRTAPWEGGRVFFSDNGSTAVEVALKMAYQFWCHAHAPHRKLFVGFDGAYHGDTFGAMAVGRDRLFTGTFEPLLFEAARVPLDPNQLDDFLERRGSEVAAVILEPLVQGAGGMLMHSPDTLRAIYEVAKRRGVLFIADEVMTGNRTGRRWAYQHAGIAPDLICAGKTLTGGVLPLAATIAGPGVVAAFDTDDRTKTLFHGHSFTAHPIACAVAAVNEKLVSDQTVHDRATAIGRFLVDRLALLKKRFGVVNIRVQGSIVAVELDAAGGYLASTGDAIKKHAIGRGVLLRPLGNVVYAMPPLCTSDDSLTRIANTIASAIGATAQ from the coding sequence GTGACGACCGATTTCGTAGTCATCGCGACCGACACGGACGCCGGGAAGACCACGTTCTCCCTGCTGTGGCTGGCCGCGTTTCTCGATCGGTACGAATACTGGAAGCCGGTCGAAACAGGACAGTCCGACACCGAGACGATCAGCCGGATGGTGCCCGCGGCCGAAGTGCTGCCGCCGCTGGCACGATTCACCGACCCCGTCTCACCGCCGCTCGCGGCCGCCCGCGAGGGCCGCCGGTGCCCGACCGTGGCCGAAGTCATGGCGGCCAAGCCCAGCCCGATTCACGACGGCCGCCGACTCCTGATCGAGACATTCGGCAGCCCCTTCTCGCCGCTCAACGATAAAGAACTGCAAATCGAACTGGTCCGCAAACTCCGACTCCCAACGGTACTCGTCGTGTCATCCACCGTCGGAGCGGTGGGGCGGGCACTGCAGGCCTTGGAATCGCTGGGCAAGCACGCCGTCTTACCGGTGGCCGTGGTTCTCGTCGGCAAGAGCGACATCTACGCCGCGACCGAGATCAAGAAACATCGAGACGATGTCGAAGTCTTCTCACTCGTTCCGCCCGCGAGTTGGTCCGAAGAGGCCGTCCGGGACTCGGCTGCCGACCAACGCGAGACACTGACCGCGATCGAAAGCCGGCTCGGCAAACTGGTCGCGGAGTTGGTCGCCGAAGACCGGCAAGTCGTGTGGCACCCCTACGGTTCACTCCGCCCGGCCATTGACCCGCTGCCCGTCGTCGGGGCCTCCGGCGAGTTTATTCACCTCGCGGACGGCCGCCGGGTCATTGACGCCGTCTCGTCGTGGTGGACGACGCTGCACGGCCACCGGCACCCGCCGCTGATGGCTGCCCTCCGCGAGGCGGCCAGCCGGATCGACCACGTCCTCTTCGCGGACGTGACGCACGTTGAAGCGGTGAAACTGGCCCGCCGACTGTTGCGAACCGCCCCCTGGGAAGGCGGACGGGTGTTCTTCTCGGACAATGGCAGTACCGCTGTCGAAGTCGCACTGAAGATGGCATACCAGTTCTGGTGCCATGCCCACGCGCCACATCGCAAACTGTTCGTCGGCTTCGACGGCGCGTACCACGGCGACACCTTTGGCGCGATGGCCGTCGGCCGCGACCGCCTGTTTACCGGCACGTTCGAGCCGCTGCTGTTCGAGGCCGCCCGCGTCCCACTTGACCCGAACCAACTCGACGACTTCCTCGAACGCCGCGGGTCCGAGGTTGCGGCCGTGATCCTCGAACCCCTCGTCCAGGGAGCCGGTGGGATGCTAATGCACTCCCCAGACACCCTCCGGGCGATTTACGAAGTTGCGAAGCGGCGGGGTGTCCTGTTCATCGCCGACGAGGTGATGACGGGCAACCGGACGGGCCGCCGCTGGGCGTACCAACACGCCGGGATCGCCCCGGACCTGATTTGCGCCGGGAAGACGTTGACCGGCGGCGTGCTGCCCCTCGCGGCGACGATCGCCGGTCCGGGCGTGGTCGCCGCGTTCGACACGGACGACCGCACCAAAACCCTCTTTCATGGCCACTCGTTTACCGCCCACCCGATCGCCTGTGCCGTGGCCGCAGTCAATGAGAAACTGGTATCCGATCAAACCGTCCACGACCGGGCGACGGCCATCGGCCGCTTCCTGGTCGACCGCCTGGCGCTGCTCAAAAAACGATTCGGGGTGGTCAATATTCGCGTACAGGGCAGTATCGTAGCCGTCGAACTGGACGCGGCCGGCGGTTACTTAGCCAGCACCGGCGATGCGATCAAAAAGCACGCGATCGGCCGCGGCGTACTCCTGCGGCCGCTGGGGAACGTGGTCTACGCGATGCCGCCGCTCTGTACGTCCGACGACTCGCTCACGCGAATCGCGAACACGATCGCGTCTGCTATCGGTGCGACCGCGCAATGA
- the ubiE gene encoding bifunctional demethylmenaquinone methyltransferase/2-methoxy-6-polyprenyl-1,4-benzoquinol methylase UbiE, whose protein sequence is MTPTLLDKREDRIRRMFAQIAPWYDFLNHLLSLNIDKVWRRWTVALVPPRPATEGPILDLCTGTGDLALGYDRATGGSVPVVGADFCHEMLVRAAKKAAKRGAGDRITFIGADAQALPFATDSFQLVTVAFGLRNVTDTDLGLAEMVRVVRPGGRVAVLEFSRPRGRVFGPLYRWYFRAVLPRVGQVLSRSPESAYRYLPASVMSFPDGDELADKMRAHGLADVRYYPFTFGIATLYVGVKPPAAP, encoded by the coding sequence GTGACCCCGACCCTACTCGACAAGCGCGAGGACCGCATCCGCCGGATGTTCGCCCAGATCGCGCCGTGGTACGACTTCCTGAACCACCTCCTCAGCCTCAACATCGATAAGGTCTGGCGGCGGTGGACCGTCGCCCTCGTTCCGCCCCGCCCCGCGACCGAAGGACCGATCCTCGACCTTTGTACCGGCACCGGCGACCTCGCGCTCGGGTACGATCGCGCGACCGGTGGCAGTGTCCCCGTCGTCGGCGCCGACTTTTGCCACGAAATGCTCGTCCGCGCCGCGAAGAAGGCGGCGAAACGCGGTGCCGGGGATCGGATCACGTTTATCGGGGCGGACGCCCAGGCGCTGCCGTTCGCGACGGACTCCTTCCAGTTGGTCACCGTCGCGTTCGGGCTGCGGAACGTGACGGATACGGACCTCGGCCTGGCCGAGATGGTTCGCGTCGTCCGGCCGGGCGGCCGGGTCGCGGTGTTGGAATTCTCCCGACCGCGTGGCCGGGTTTTCGGCCCGTTGTACCGGTGGTATTTTCGGGCCGTGCTGCCGCGGGTCGGGCAGGTTCTCTCGCGGAGCCCCGAGAGTGCGTACCGGTATTTGCCGGCCAGCGTGATGTCGTTCCCGGACGGCGACGAACTCGCGGACAAGATGCGGGCGCACGGGTTGGCCGACGTGCGCTACTACCCGTTCACCTTCGGAATCGCCACCTTATATGTTGGAGTGAAGCCGCCGGCCGCTCCGTGA
- a CDS encoding phospholipid scramblase-related protein, translating into MLEKNTFVVKEQVKLLSSKKEYDILDAESGQPLGKAASKVSGLWAVLGLVLGKDKAPMTVEVREKQDDSLVFSVRRRGFLFKKIEALDAHGQVIGSYKAKLFSIKGGFNVSDKDGKPFCEIKGKLFKADYTFWTPDGKAEMGKVSKKWDGLAKALFTSADTYVVQVNPDFAEQPVIKMLVLGAAIAIDTLFVKAGKASGGGGGGDDD; encoded by the coding sequence GTGTTAGAAAAAAACACGTTCGTAGTGAAGGAACAGGTCAAACTCTTGTCGTCCAAGAAAGAGTACGACATCCTCGACGCGGAGAGCGGCCAGCCACTCGGCAAGGCCGCCTCAAAGGTGAGCGGGTTGTGGGCGGTGCTCGGGCTGGTACTGGGGAAAGATAAAGCCCCCATGACGGTCGAGGTCCGGGAAAAGCAGGACGACTCGCTCGTCTTCTCGGTCCGCCGCCGTGGGTTCCTGTTTAAGAAGATCGAGGCCCTCGACGCCCACGGGCAAGTCATCGGGTCGTATAAGGCGAAATTGTTCAGCATCAAGGGCGGGTTCAACGTCTCCGACAAGGACGGTAAGCCGTTCTGCGAAATCAAAGGCAAGCTCTTCAAGGCCGACTACACCTTCTGGACGCCGGACGGCAAAGCCGAGATGGGCAAGGTGTCCAAGAAGTGGGACGGCCTGGCGAAAGCATTGTTCACCAGCGCGGACACTTACGTCGTGCAGGTGAACCCGGATTTCGCCGAGCAACCCGTCATCAAAATGCTCGTCCTCGGGGCCGCGATCGCGATCGACACGCTCTTCGTCAAGGCCGGCAAGGCGAGTGGCGGCGGCGGCGGCGGGGACGACGATTGA
- a CDS encoding phospholipid scramblase-related protein, with product MFDARRFMVKEKVKFLASHNTYNIFDGDTSEEIGIAEEKIGVLTQVLRWFVSKQLMPTAVEVRGLPGNELIFTIRRGWYLFQSRVEVHDNQGEMIGYFKSKILSWSGGFYVYDKNDKQFAEVRGNFIGFTYRVLTPDHAVELGVVSKKWGGVVKELFTSADTYMVEVAEDLRDQTVAKTLVLAAALATDMIFKSESRTAGNDLLDLGG from the coding sequence GTGTTCGACGCCCGCCGGTTCATGGTCAAGGAAAAGGTCAAGTTCCTGGCCTCGCACAACACCTACAACATCTTCGACGGCGACACGTCAGAAGAGATCGGCATCGCCGAGGAAAAGATCGGGGTGTTGACCCAGGTACTCCGCTGGTTCGTCAGCAAGCAGCTGATGCCGACGGCGGTCGAGGTGCGCGGGCTACCGGGGAACGAGTTGATCTTCACCATCCGCCGCGGTTGGTACCTCTTCCAGTCCCGGGTCGAAGTTCACGACAACCAGGGTGAGATGATCGGGTATTTCAAAAGCAAAATCCTCTCCTGGAGCGGCGGCTTCTACGTCTACGATAAGAACGACAAGCAGTTCGCCGAAGTCCGGGGCAACTTCATCGGCTTTACGTACCGCGTCCTCACGCCCGACCACGCGGTCGAACTCGGCGTCGTGTCGAAGAAGTGGGGCGGGGTGGTCAAGGAACTCTTCACCTCGGCCGACACGTACATGGTCGAGGTGGCCGAGGATCTCCGGGACCAAACCGTCGCCAAAACGCTCGTCCTGGCCGCCGCCCTCGCGACCGACATGATTTTCAAATCCGAGTCCCGGACGGCCGGGAACGACCTGCTCGACCTGGGAGGCTGA
- a CDS encoding M24 family metallopeptidase has protein sequence MLTADGCKGRRQALLARLQHGGPLLLGDPLNLRYFANFYADPFSLGADYGGLLLIAPDGRTTLFHDHRAPKSVEFSLVDERIPLMWYDGKSPGRGPRRLILREAIDRAATGGRVHDQVTDPLAPALWEAVTEMRRVKAADELSVLNASMRATEAGHAWARANVRPGMTELEVYTGMFQACTLAAGQANIVYGDFAVSPGSKKRGGAPTSHVIAAGETLILDYSVVIQGYRSDFTNTLVVGAEPTNGQRRLFDLSVAAMAAGEQKLKAGAACLDVYRAVRGVFEAAGVADNFPHHAGHGIGLSHPEAPFFVEKATETLVAGDVVTLEPGLYVDNVGGVRIENNYLITGTGFEKLSHHTISLG, from the coding sequence GTGCTGACCGCGGACGGATGCAAAGGACGGCGACAGGCACTCCTCGCCCGCCTCCAACACGGCGGCCCCCTTCTCCTGGGCGACCCGCTGAACCTCCGGTATTTCGCCAACTTCTACGCCGACCCGTTCAGCCTCGGTGCGGACTATGGCGGGTTGCTGCTCATCGCCCCAGACGGGCGAACAACGCTGTTCCACGACCACCGGGCTCCAAAGTCGGTCGAGTTCTCGCTCGTCGACGAGCGGATTCCGCTGATGTGGTACGACGGCAAGTCCCCCGGCCGCGGTCCCCGCCGACTGATCCTTCGCGAAGCGATCGACCGCGCCGCCACCGGCGGCCGCGTCCATGATCAGGTCACCGACCCGCTCGCCCCGGCGCTTTGGGAAGCCGTCACCGAGATGCGGCGGGTCAAAGCCGCGGACGAACTCTCGGTCCTGAACGCGAGCATGCGGGCGACCGAAGCCGGCCACGCCTGGGCTCGGGCGAACGTCCGCCCCGGCATGACGGAACTGGAAGTCTACACCGGCATGTTCCAGGCCTGCACGCTGGCGGCCGGGCAAGCCAACATCGTCTACGGCGACTTCGCGGTCTCGCCCGGTTCCAAGAAGCGCGGCGGAGCCCCGACCAGCCACGTCATCGCCGCGGGCGAGACGCTGATTCTCGACTACTCGGTCGTGATCCAGGGCTACCGGAGCGACTTCACGAACACACTGGTCGTCGGTGCCGAGCCTACCAACGGCCAGCGGCGTCTCTTCGACCTCTCCGTGGCCGCGATGGCCGCGGGCGAACAGAAGCTGAAAGCCGGCGCTGCCTGCCTGGACGTGTACCGCGCGGTCCGCGGCGTATTTGAAGCGGCCGGCGTAGCCGACAACTTCCCCCACCACGCCGGCCACGGCATCGGCCTCTCCCACCCCGAAGCACCGTTCTTCGTGGAAAAAGCCACGGAAACGCTGGTCGCTGGGGATGTGGTGACGCTCGAACCCGGTCTCTACGTGGACAACGTCGGCGGCGTCCGCATCGAGAACAACTACCTGATCACCGGCACCGGATTCGAGAAACTGAGCCACCACACGATTTCGCTAGGCTGA
- a CDS encoding uroporphyrinogen decarboxylase family protein — translation MLDPAAPSRHLLVRAARGEAVERPPVWAMRQAGRWDPEFNKVRAGLSFYEFSEDVDKSARASLCPKRFGVDAIILFYDITTLPLAMGLPFELKKDVGPTPDRAIRTTADLARLNPDPAPESYGHIRALLKRVKDELRGELPVIVFAGAPFTVATYCIGTGKDMASTRRFAAEQPAVWAGLLDILTHATSGFLNTLIADGADVYQLFDSWAGMLTDDEYDTWAQPQHTAILRAAPDVPRILFVKECPYLDRMATTGAEVVSLGTCHDLATARAKYPHLVFQGNVSEDVMRKGTPEQVTAAVRACLKAGGGRNHIVNLNHGVGKETPVANFEAYVRAVKEGA, via the coding sequence ATGCTCGACCCCGCGGCCCCGTCCCGTCACTTACTCGTCCGCGCGGCCCGGGGCGAGGCCGTCGAGCGCCCGCCGGTATGGGCCATGCGGCAGGCCGGGCGGTGGGATCCGGAATTCAACAAGGTCCGCGCGGGCCTCTCCTTTTACGAGTTCTCAGAAGACGTCGACAAGTCCGCCCGGGCCTCGTTGTGCCCGAAGCGGTTTGGCGTTGACGCGATCATCCTCTTCTACGACATCACCACGCTTCCCCTGGCGATGGGCCTGCCGTTCGAGTTGAAGAAGGACGTCGGCCCGACGCCGGACCGCGCGATCCGGACCACGGCCGACCTCGCCCGCCTCAACCCCGATCCCGCGCCCGAAAGCTACGGTCATATCCGCGCGCTGCTCAAGCGTGTGAAGGACGAGTTACGCGGGGAATTGCCGGTCATCGTCTTCGCGGGGGCGCCGTTCACCGTTGCCACGTATTGCATCGGCACCGGCAAGGACATGGCTTCCACTAGGCGGTTCGCGGCCGAGCAGCCTGCTGTTTGGGCAGGATTGCTGGACATCCTGACCCACGCCACCAGCGGCTTCCTCAACACCCTGATCGCGGACGGCGCGGACGTTTATCAACTCTTCGACTCGTGGGCCGGCATGTTGACCGACGACGAATACGACACCTGGGCTCAACCGCAGCACACCGCCATCCTTCGTGCCGCGCCGGACGTGCCCCGCATCTTGTTCGTGAAAGAGTGCCCGTACCTCGACCGCATGGCGACGACCGGGGCCGAAGTCGTGAGCCTGGGCACCTGCCACGACCTGGCCACGGCACGAGCCAAGTATCCCCACCTCGTCTTTCAGGGCAACGTCAGCGAAGACGTCATGCGGAAGGGAACGCCCGAGCAGGTAACGGCGGCCGTCCGCGCGTGCCTGAAGGCGGGTGGCGGGCGAAATCACATTGTCAATTTGAATCACGGCGTCGGGAAAGAGACGCCGGTCGCGAACTTCGAGGCTTACGTCCGCGCGGTCAAGGAAGGCGCGTAA